The following are from one region of the Vanessa atalanta chromosome 5, ilVanAtal1.2, whole genome shotgun sequence genome:
- the LOC125064134 gene encoding dipeptidyl peptidase 3 isoform X1 translates to MLLNLTINLSKSRLIKYADSFINKYKKLSTGVSKFNSVQPAKSINAMEDKSIYLLPNNQRFVELDSSQAFENLTNQEKLYAHYLSKAAWNGGLIVLLQTSPESPKIFSLLHRIFLAEPLDDLKKSAIGAGVAEDDFQAFLVYAGGLFANSGNYKGFGDTKFIPNLSKETFESIIRASKAYANDNIHITKLWENTKDAIFSIAPRLTSLGLSDKGVTTYFSSNCTEEDSNLVNDWMKTKRIEAYICRTFKTVADDGLPIYTIHLASVEKSAKPPLTMEKEKYKNAYFQVTRGDYSPLLSLVNENLKKAIEYASNDNERNMLKHYINSFQEGDLNEHKEGSRYWIKDKGPIIETYQGFIETYRDPSGQRGEFEGFVAMVNKEMSQKFGQLVEGAENFIKLLPWGRQLEKDSFLRPDFTSLDVLTFSGSGIPAGINIPNYDEIRQNEGFKNVSLGNVIPAAYKESVIPFLSDDDKKLLEKYRVPAFEVQVGLHELLGHGSGKLLRQNADGTFNFDKEKVKNPLTGKEIESWYTDGETYDSKFTTLGSAFEECRAEAVGLYLSLEPQILKIFGYEGEEAQNVMYVNWLSLLWNGAAKATEMYQPANKIWLQAHARARFVLMRLLELEGNGLLTVTEVEPGKNLLLTLDKSRLATDGKRIIGEFLVKLQTIKATGDVAAGEKLFDTYSRLEQPWNSWRDIVMMHKQPRNIFVQPNTVHEGDSVQLKRYPASAEGMVASWVERFPAAAVHDELERLADHERAHFADLQRLL, encoded by the exons ATGTTGCTTAACCTGACTATTAATCTGTCAAAAAGCCGGCTTATTAAATATGctgattcatttattaataaatacaaaaaactttcaACGGGAGTCTCTAAATTTAACAGTGTCCAACCGGCAAAATCAATTAATG CTATGGAAGACAAATCAATATATCTGCTTCCCAATAATCAAAGATTTGTTGAACTAGATAGTTCGCAAGCATTTGAAAATTTGACCAATCAGGAAAAGCTCTATGCTCATTATTTAAGTAAG GCTGCTTGGAATGGTGGACTTATTGTACTTTTGCAAACAAGTCCCGAGTCACCTAAAATTTTTTCATTGCTACATAGAATTTTTCTGGCTGAGCCTTTAGATGATTTGAAGAAATCTGCAATTGGTGCAGGAGTAGCAGAAGATGATTTTCAg gcatTTCTAGTGTATGCTGGTGGCCTTTTTGCAAACAGTGGAAATTATAAAGGATTTGGTGATACTAAGTTCATTCCAAATCTATCAAAAGAGACATTTGAGTCAATAATAAGAGCATCAAAAGCGTATGCAAATGATAACATACATATCACGAAATTATGGGAAAACACAAAAGATGCCATATTCAGCATCGCACCAAGATTAACAAGTCTCGGCTTGTCAGATAAA ggtGTAACTACATACTTTTCAAGTAACTGCACAGAAGAAGATTCTAATCTAGTTAATGATTGGATGAAGACAAAGCGCATCGAGGCATATATCTGTCGGACATTCAAAACTGTTGCTGATGATGGAT TACCAATATACACAATTCATTTGGCCAGTGTCGAGAAGAGTGCTAAACCCCCACTTACAATGGAAAAAGAAAAGTACAAAAATGCATACTTTCAAGTAACACGTGGTGACTATTCTCCCTTACTAAGTCTTGTAAACGAGAACTTGAAAAAGGCTATAGAATACGCGTCCAATGACAATGAAAGGAATATGttgaaacattatattaatagctTCCAAGAGGGTGATCTGAATGAACATAAAGAAGGCAGCCGGTACTGGATTAAGGACAAGGGACCAATAATCGAAAC GTATCAAGGCTTCATAGAGACGTACCGTGACCCGAGCGGGCAGCGCGGCGAGTTCGAGGGCTTCGTGGCGATGGTCAACAAGGAGATGTCGCAGAAGTTCGGCCAGCTCGTGGAGGGTGCGGAGAACTTCATCAAGCTGCTGCCCTGGGGGCGTCAGCTCGAGAAGGACTCCTTCCTGCGCCCCGACTTCACTTCGCTCGACGTGCTCACCTTCTCCGGCAGCGGCATCCCGGCCGGCATCAACATTCCAAACT atGATGAAATCCGCCAAAACGAAGGATTCAAGAATGTGTCGCTCGGCAACGTGATCCCGGCCGCGTACAAGGAGTCCGTCATTCCCTTCCTATCGGACGATGATAAGAAACTGCTCGAGAAGTACCGAGTGCCGGCTTTTGAG GTACAAGTCGGTCTCCATGAACTTCTTGGACACGGCAGTGGGAAGCTGTTACGACAGAACGCCGATGGAACATTCAATTTTGACAAGGAGAAAGTTAAGAACCCGCTCACGG GAAAGGAAATAGAATCGTGGTACACCGACGGGGAGACTTACGACAGCAAGTTCACGACGCTGGGTTCCGCCTTCGAGGAGTGCCGCGCAGAGGCCGTCGGCCTCTACCTCTCGCTCGAGCCGCAGATACTCAA AATCTTCGGTTACGAGGGTGAGGAGGCACAAAACGTCATGTACGTGAACTGGCTTAGTCTACTCTGGAACGGCGCTGCAAAGGCGACGGAGATGTACCAACCCGCTAACAAAATCTGGTTAcag GCTCATGCAAGAGCGCGGTTCGTTTTGATGCGGTTGTTGGAGTTAGAAGGCAATGGACTGCTTACCGTCACCGAGGTGGAACCTGGAAAGAATTTGCTTCTCACATTGGACAAAAGTCGCCTGGCCACAGACGGGAAAAGAATTATTG GCGAATTCCTCGTTAAACTTCAAACCATCAAGGCGACGGGCGACGTGGCGGCGGGCGAAAAATTATTCGATACCTACAGCCGCCTCGAGCAGCCCTGGAACAGCTGGAGGGACATCGTCATGATGCACAAACAGCCCAGGAATATATTCGTCCAGCCGAACACAGTGCACGAAG GAGACAGCGTGCAGCTGAAGCGCTACCCGGCCAGCGCGGAGGGCATGGTGGCGTCGTGGGTGGAGCGCTTCCCCGCCGCCGCCGTGCACGACGAGCTGGAGCGCCTCGCCGACCACGAGCGCGCGCACTTCGCCGACCTGCAGCGTCTGCTCTGA
- the LOC125064134 gene encoding dipeptidyl peptidase 3 isoform X2 — MEDKSIYLLPNNQRFVELDSSQAFENLTNQEKLYAHYLSKAAWNGGLIVLLQTSPESPKIFSLLHRIFLAEPLDDLKKSAIGAGVAEDDFQAFLVYAGGLFANSGNYKGFGDTKFIPNLSKETFESIIRASKAYANDNIHITKLWENTKDAIFSIAPRLTSLGLSDKGVTTYFSSNCTEEDSNLVNDWMKTKRIEAYICRTFKTVADDGLPIYTIHLASVEKSAKPPLTMEKEKYKNAYFQVTRGDYSPLLSLVNENLKKAIEYASNDNERNMLKHYINSFQEGDLNEHKEGSRYWIKDKGPIIETYQGFIETYRDPSGQRGEFEGFVAMVNKEMSQKFGQLVEGAENFIKLLPWGRQLEKDSFLRPDFTSLDVLTFSGSGIPAGINIPNYDEIRQNEGFKNVSLGNVIPAAYKESVIPFLSDDDKKLLEKYRVPAFEVQVGLHELLGHGSGKLLRQNADGTFNFDKEKVKNPLTGKEIESWYTDGETYDSKFTTLGSAFEECRAEAVGLYLSLEPQILKIFGYEGEEAQNVMYVNWLSLLWNGAAKATEMYQPANKIWLQAHARARFVLMRLLELEGNGLLTVTEVEPGKNLLLTLDKSRLATDGKRIIGEFLVKLQTIKATGDVAAGEKLFDTYSRLEQPWNSWRDIVMMHKQPRNIFVQPNTVHEGDSVQLKRYPASAEGMVASWVERFPAAAVHDELERLADHERAHFADLQRLL, encoded by the exons ATGGAAGACAAATCAATATATCTGCTTCCCAATAATCAAAGATTTGTTGAACTAGATAGTTCGCAAGCATTTGAAAATTTGACCAATCAGGAAAAGCTCTATGCTCATTATTTAAGTAAG GCTGCTTGGAATGGTGGACTTATTGTACTTTTGCAAACAAGTCCCGAGTCACCTAAAATTTTTTCATTGCTACATAGAATTTTTCTGGCTGAGCCTTTAGATGATTTGAAGAAATCTGCAATTGGTGCAGGAGTAGCAGAAGATGATTTTCAg gcatTTCTAGTGTATGCTGGTGGCCTTTTTGCAAACAGTGGAAATTATAAAGGATTTGGTGATACTAAGTTCATTCCAAATCTATCAAAAGAGACATTTGAGTCAATAATAAGAGCATCAAAAGCGTATGCAAATGATAACATACATATCACGAAATTATGGGAAAACACAAAAGATGCCATATTCAGCATCGCACCAAGATTAACAAGTCTCGGCTTGTCAGATAAA ggtGTAACTACATACTTTTCAAGTAACTGCACAGAAGAAGATTCTAATCTAGTTAATGATTGGATGAAGACAAAGCGCATCGAGGCATATATCTGTCGGACATTCAAAACTGTTGCTGATGATGGAT TACCAATATACACAATTCATTTGGCCAGTGTCGAGAAGAGTGCTAAACCCCCACTTACAATGGAAAAAGAAAAGTACAAAAATGCATACTTTCAAGTAACACGTGGTGACTATTCTCCCTTACTAAGTCTTGTAAACGAGAACTTGAAAAAGGCTATAGAATACGCGTCCAATGACAATGAAAGGAATATGttgaaacattatattaatagctTCCAAGAGGGTGATCTGAATGAACATAAAGAAGGCAGCCGGTACTGGATTAAGGACAAGGGACCAATAATCGAAAC GTATCAAGGCTTCATAGAGACGTACCGTGACCCGAGCGGGCAGCGCGGCGAGTTCGAGGGCTTCGTGGCGATGGTCAACAAGGAGATGTCGCAGAAGTTCGGCCAGCTCGTGGAGGGTGCGGAGAACTTCATCAAGCTGCTGCCCTGGGGGCGTCAGCTCGAGAAGGACTCCTTCCTGCGCCCCGACTTCACTTCGCTCGACGTGCTCACCTTCTCCGGCAGCGGCATCCCGGCCGGCATCAACATTCCAAACT atGATGAAATCCGCCAAAACGAAGGATTCAAGAATGTGTCGCTCGGCAACGTGATCCCGGCCGCGTACAAGGAGTCCGTCATTCCCTTCCTATCGGACGATGATAAGAAACTGCTCGAGAAGTACCGAGTGCCGGCTTTTGAG GTACAAGTCGGTCTCCATGAACTTCTTGGACACGGCAGTGGGAAGCTGTTACGACAGAACGCCGATGGAACATTCAATTTTGACAAGGAGAAAGTTAAGAACCCGCTCACGG GAAAGGAAATAGAATCGTGGTACACCGACGGGGAGACTTACGACAGCAAGTTCACGACGCTGGGTTCCGCCTTCGAGGAGTGCCGCGCAGAGGCCGTCGGCCTCTACCTCTCGCTCGAGCCGCAGATACTCAA AATCTTCGGTTACGAGGGTGAGGAGGCACAAAACGTCATGTACGTGAACTGGCTTAGTCTACTCTGGAACGGCGCTGCAAAGGCGACGGAGATGTACCAACCCGCTAACAAAATCTGGTTAcag GCTCATGCAAGAGCGCGGTTCGTTTTGATGCGGTTGTTGGAGTTAGAAGGCAATGGACTGCTTACCGTCACCGAGGTGGAACCTGGAAAGAATTTGCTTCTCACATTGGACAAAAGTCGCCTGGCCACAGACGGGAAAAGAATTATTG GCGAATTCCTCGTTAAACTTCAAACCATCAAGGCGACGGGCGACGTGGCGGCGGGCGAAAAATTATTCGATACCTACAGCCGCCTCGAGCAGCCCTGGAACAGCTGGAGGGACATCGTCATGATGCACAAACAGCCCAGGAATATATTCGTCCAGCCGAACACAGTGCACGAAG GAGACAGCGTGCAGCTGAAGCGCTACCCGGCCAGCGCGGAGGGCATGGTGGCGTCGTGGGTGGAGCGCTTCCCCGCCGCCGCCGTGCACGACGAGCTGGAGCGCCTCGCCGACCACGAGCGCGCGCACTTCGCCGACCTGCAGCGTCTGCTCTGA